GGCTTTTTTCAATAGCACGTTTTAGAATCGGGACAATCAACACCGGAAAAGCGAAAAAAACGAGTGCGACACCGGTCACATTCATGATTACAATAAAGTAGTTCATAAAATCGCTCTGCCAGGGCGCATAACCGCCGTATCCGCTTGTGGTTAAGGATTCAACGACTACCTGAAGTGACTGTGAAAAAGTTACATGCTGATCTTCAAAATAGAGCATCGACCACGAAAAGAGGATGGAATAGCTGATGATAATCCCCAATACAGTAAGTATGGAGAAGAATATTCTGTTTGAAAAGTTTTTATCCATAGAATTTTAAACGATCACAATTGCGCGTGGACATAAAATCAGCGTATTTATCAAAATAGATGAATTACGGCAAATCATAAATGTTTAATTGGAGAATGCAATTTTATTAAATGTGGTCAGAGCATTGTCACCTCAAATATATTGTGATTTTTTCCCGTCCTAGTGCTTAGTTCCGGGGACGACAATTCTGCAGCTCTACTGCATGAAATATCCGGACCAGCTTTTGAATGTTTTGTCGGTAATGTTATTCGGATACCGACCGCCTCTATTTTGATTTGTACTCCAAACCGATCTCTCTTTTCGGCGGGGGAGATGTATGGCTCATATTTACCCCACGCTGACGCGTGGGGCTACCAACATATTGTCCCTCCGGGACAGTCAATTCCGGGTAGTGAATTGTGTGCAAGTAAATAGCTCCTATCCATGTCACGCGCTTTTTGCGTGAGAGAGGAAGGGGTGGGTTGTCATACAGCAGAGCTGCAGGGTTGTCGTCAACGGAGCAGAGCACCGGGACGAGGAGATGGTTTGAATGTCGAATATCGAACGCCGAATAACGATCGGTTGCCCTGAAACTTATAGTCGGTGTAGTGAGTTATCGACAAGCTCCCCGATTAACTGCATCGGGGCACTGCGCACTGACGTTGGCCTGAAGCCTGCAGCTTGAATCCTGTAACTTGTATATACAGCATGTGGATGCGGAACCGAAAATGCCCCAACGGGGCATAATATGATTAGCCTCGGGTGAAACGCAGTGAAACCCGGGGTAAAGAGGATGACAATCATGAATCGCCGAATAGGGAGAGTACTTCAGGACCCCGGACAGCGTTGAGGCGATAATCCTTTGGATGTGTTTATATCTAAATTATAACTCAGCTAATCTAAAACCCTCATTTTTGTTGGGAGATACTTTATTTCGGCATTATTAAAAAAAAACCGCCTCAATTCTGTTTTGCACCCCAAACTCATCCCACTGTTCGGCGGGTGGAATGTGTTGATCTGTTTACCCCGGGTTAAAACCCGGGGCTATTCATGTGCTGTCCCTCTGGGACAGGGTTGATTTGTAGTAAAAGTGAAGAGAAAATTCCCCTCCATGTCGTGTGCGTTTGCGTAAGAGGGAGGGTTGTCATACAGCGGAGCTGCAGGCTCTCGTCACCGGAGCAGAGCACCGGGACGAGGAGATGGTTAGAATGTCGAATATTGAATGAAGAACACCGAATGTCGATTTGATGCTTGTTCCATGTAATTTGTATATACAGCATGTGGATGCGGAACCGAAAATGCCCCAACGGGGCATAATATGATTAGCCCTGGGTGAAACCCGGGGTTTAGATGAGCCCATTAAAATGTCGCCGAATAGAGGGAATAGTTTGGAGAGAAAAACAAATTAGAGGCGATCATCTCAGGAATTCGATTTTACTTTGGGACAGTCAATTCCGGTCGTGAATTGTGTGGAACAAAATAGCTCCCCTCCATGTCACGCGCTTTTTGCGAGAGAGAGGCTGGGCCTGCCTTCTGAATCCCGAATGATTTCGGGAGAAGGAAGGGGTGGCTTGTTCTGCAGCAGAGCTGCTGGTTGTCGTCACCGAAGCTGAGCTCCGGGACGAGGAGGGAGAATTTGAATGACGAATTTCGAATATCGAACACCGAATGACGATTTGTGGCTTGCTACCTGAGGCCTGAAACCCGGAAGTATTAATGACGAGTAGTTAGAACTACGTTAATTCTCATCATCTTTGGTGATTCCCAACTTTCTCCCAATCCTTTTAAAAATATTCCCTTTTTTATCATCATCGTCGGTTTCACCAATAACGCGGGGCTCATCACTGCTTTTTCCGGTGAAAAAATCCCGGATTCTATCGGTGAACTTGTCATTTCGTGTGTCGGTGCATGCCAGTGAGTAGGGCGTGTCGATCTGGTTAGGGCGAAAGGCGTTCGGCACGGCAGGCAGATCATCGGTCTGTGTCATGTTTTGCAAAAAGGTTCCGGCAATGGGCAGTGCGGTCTGAGAAGCATAGGCAGGATACTCGCGAAATCTTACACGATGATTCCACCCGCCCACACGGGTTCCAAATACCATATCTGGGGTAAACCCGATAAACCAGCCGTCAGTGAAATTCTGAGTGGTTCCTGTTTTTCCACCCAATGCATGACTGATTTGAAATTGTGATCGCAGAGGTACACCGGTTCCTTCATTAACGGTTTTTTCGAGCATCGTGACCATTGTGGCCGCGGTCTCGTCTGTGATTCTGTCCGAAGATGTAGAAGAGAACGGGGTTTCAATTTCTAGTCCGCCGGATACAGGTAGATGAATCTGATTGGATTCAACATTTTCATCCCCGGCTTCGTAGATAAGTTCTCCCTCATCAGTATAGATTTTGGTGATGAAAATCGGTTCTACAGGTTTGCCTTCGTTCAAAAATGCAGTGTATGCCGTTGTCAACTCCATCAGGGACATTTCTGCAGTACCCAAAGCTACAGACGGTCCGTCGGGGAGAGGCGCGGTTATACCCATATTCCAGGCTGTGTTTCGAATCGTTTCTATACCGGTTTCACCGGCAAGCTGGACGGCTACTGTGTTGACCGATTGTGCCAATGCCGCCTGCAAGGAGAATCGCCCACCATATTCCTGATCGTTGTTCCGGGGAGTCCAGTCATCATACTCGGCATACTGAGCCAACATATTTCTTTGGTAGTCGCACGGAGTTCTGCCCGACTCAATGGCAGCCGCATAGAGAATGGGTTTAAACGCGGAACCCGGCTGACGAGATGCCAGCACCTGGTCGTATGGAAAATGTCGATAATCAATTCCACCAACCCAGGCCAACACGTGACCGTTTTCGGGGTGAATGGCGTAAAAACCGGCGTTTAAAAAGGAGAGGTAATAACGGATTTCATCATATGGGGAGATTTCCGTTTTTCGATAACCGTCCCAGCTGTAGAGGAGTGATGGCACAGGCTCATGAAGGATCTGCTCAATCTCCTCTTCTGAAATACCCTCTGCTTGTAGTCGCTGATACGACTCGCTCCGGCGCCAAACCTGCAGCACTTCCGGATCCTCTTCCCCAAAAATGGGTCGGTTATCAATTTCTCTGTCAAAGATCGCCTGCAGTTGTTTCATCTGATTTTTCACAGCTACTTCAGCAGCCCGTTGGATTCGGGTATCGAGGGATGTGTGCACCGTTAAACCGTTATTCGACAGATCATTGCCAAGCTCCTGTTTTGTACCCAGAGTGTCCAGAATGGATTCCAGCTCTTTTTGAATCTGAACTTTGAAATAGGGAGCGATATTCTGAATGCCTGCCGATCGGTCGTAGTCAACCGGTAGTTCTCTGTTGATCCATTCTGATACCTGATCGGACTCAATCAATCCGTATTTTTCCATCTGAAGGAGAACCAGGTTCCTTCTGGTTTGGGCCCGGTCTGGATTTCTGTGCGGATTGTAGTAAGTGGTAGCCTTTAGAACACCGGCTAAGGTTGCAGCTTCATTCAGGTTCAGGTCAGCCGATGACTTACTAAAAAATCGATAGGAGGCCATCTCAATTCCGAAGGTGTCCTCACCAAAAGAGACATTGTTAAGATAGAGTTCCAGAATTTCATCTTTGGAGTAGACCGATTCAATTCGGTTAGCGATGATCATCTCCCGCAGTTTATCAGTGACGAGCATCAATCCACCGTTGCCTTCCCGCGGATAGAGATTTTTTGCCAGCTGCTGAGTCAGCGTGCTTCCTCCGCCGGTATTTTGTCCCATTAAAATGGTTTTGACGAATACACGGGCAAGCGCGCGATAATCCACGCCGTTGTGTGATCTGAACCGAATATCTTCAATGGCCAGGAGGGCATCCACCATGTTCGGACTGATCTCATCCAGTGGAACGTATACACGGTTTTGATCCCGGAAACTACCCATCTGAACGCCATCGGACGAGATCAAAACGGTGGCATTGTCAAGATCGAGTTGGCTGAGTTCCTTTGTACCCGGTACCGGACCGAAAACACCGGAGAGTGTCAGCAGAAAAATGAATAAAAAGATGACTACAGGTGCTAATACAGCTGCCGAGAGTACTTTTTTCCAAAGTGGAAAGGATGCGTAACTGTTTGATTTCAAACTGTGGTACGAAGGTTAGTGATTATAGGATGGTGTTCAATTTATCATAAACTTTAGGCCGGGTGAAATGTTTCGTGAGGATTAAAAGACCTGTCAGCGTTTTGCGGAGCAAATCCTGACAGCGTCTGGGTAATGTTTATTTGATTCGTTTTGATTTTTTTTAAAACAACTCTGTGTGTTACGCCTCTGTTATATTTTATACTTCGAACCCATCACACTTTTCGGCGTTTGTTTTTGCGTTCATATCTTACCCCGCACTCACGTACGGGGCTATTGTCTTCTCATCCCTTCGGGATTCATTACACCTCCAAGTCCGACCACAAATGTTTTTTGTACTATGGCAGCACACATTTATAAAAAACGTGAGTTTGAAATAAGAATCTTGAAAATGATTCTCCCCTCCTGTGTAAGGAGGGGTTGGGGGAGGTAGCCCTAATGATTTCAGGCTATAAATCTGATCTGATATTGGTTTCAACCACTCCTAAATCACTTCGTGGGAATCGCTTCGCTCGGAGCCTCTCCTTGGATAAGGAGGGGACTTTTTATATGCTTTTACATTCATTGTATATCGAACTCACGTTAAATATAAATTCAAGAAATTCCGTAGGAATATTCTGTTTATAGAAATCCTGGGCCAATGTTAAAAACGCTCCGTAGGTGCGTCCTGTTTATGCTCACTAGTTCTCGTACTGCATCATTAAGGAGGGCCTAACCGAGCCTGACAGAGTCTGGGTAATGATTGCATAAGGTCGTTTAGATTTGTTTAAATAACTCTGTGTGTTCCGCCTTTGTGATATTTTGTAATTCGAAAGATTCTCTTTGATCGGCGGGGAATGCTGTGCTTTGATTTTTCCCCGCGCTGACGCACGGGGCTATATGCTGATCATCCCTTCGGGATTGGGGTGACATCATATTTTTGTGAGGAGAGGTATTATCCCTGTGAATTAACTCAGCGAAACTCAGCGTACTTATCCTGACGCTGTCAAATCCGGTTGGTGTTGACAGGTCATGTTATCAAATACCCATTTATGGGTTAAACATACGAGCGCGGGATTTATCCCTGCGGGAATAAATCATATCATGGTTGTGACCGGCCATAAATGACCGGCTCGTATATCAAGCCCCAAAATAGGGCTTCTGCTTATGTGGTCAATTTATTTGAAAACGCCACGAAATCGGTAAGACTCTAAAATGCACAAAGCTTACTCTGCGAGAAACCAGACGCTGTCAAATCCGGTTGGTGTTGACAGGTCGTTTAAAATCTAAACATGGTATTTCTATAAAGTGGACTCTCCGTGTATCAGACTAAATTGAGTTGGGTGTAAAGTCCAAGATTTGAAAGAGACAGAAATACCATGTTTTCTATGGTCAAAATTTAATTTTTAAGAATCGATTCATCCAGCATATCGTTTTCAAAAAAGACCGCACGGTTAGATAGTTTAATGGCCAGATAAACGGAGAGAATCGTACCGGAGAAGATGGCCAGCATAATCATAATCTGATACTGAATGGCGGTCATCGGTGAACTTCCGCTCAGAATCTGACCGGTCATCATTCCCGGCAGCGAAACCAGCCCGATCGTTGCCATAGAAGCCAGAGTTGGATTGGCAGACTTTTTAAGGGCCGTCTGAAAAAACGGGTAGAGCGCTTCACTTCGGCTTGCTCCGCATGACAGGAAAAACTGAAACCGCTCCCGGTTATCCTTCAGGCTGTAGTAAAAGTCGTTGATACCAATCACATTGCTACGCAGGCAGTTTCCCAGAACCATTCCGGTAATGGGGATGGCGTACTGTGCTTCAAGCAGCGAGGGCAGCTGAATTACCAGTTCAAGGAAAAAGAAATTGATGAGCACAATACCAAAGAACGTCGCGGCAAATACCGGAATCAGAAGCTCTTTTTTACGGCTGAGTTCACTGCGGTCGATCGTGGCAAAGTCGGCAACAATTACCATCACCATGATCCAAGCTAGATTAATCCAGGCATTATCCAGTTCAAAAAGGTATTCGAGATAGTACCCGACAAAAATCAGCTGCAACGTCATCCGAATGGTGGCAATTACCATTTTGCTGTTGAGTCCGGTTCTGTAGTAGCCCAGGATGGCAGCCGGAATGAGCAGACTAATGAATGCGATGGAGAGTTGGAGCCAGCTGAGTTGAATGATTTCCATGCGGTTATTTTCCTTTGTTCAGATCGATAACAGTATCGCAACGCTCCACCCAGAACGGATCGTGCGAAGTGGAAAGAACGGTTTTTTCGGGTTGATCCAGTAGCTGTTTTGCTGCCCGCTTTTTAGAATCCAGATCCAGTGCGGAAGTGGGTTCATCCAACAGAATAAATGGCTGATCCAGCAGTATGCAGAGAGACAACCCGATTCGCTGGCGCTGCCCTGTGGAGAGGTCGGCAAACGGTTTCTCCAGAACTTCATCGGGCAACAGGCCAAAACTC
This is a stretch of genomic DNA from Rhodohalobacter barkolensis. It encodes these proteins:
- a CDS encoding ABC transporter permease, whose product is MEIIQLSWLQLSIAFISLLIPAAILGYYRTGLNSKMVIATIRMTLQLIFVGYYLEYLFELDNAWINLAWIMVMVIVADFATIDRSELSRKKELLIPVFAATFFGIVLINFFFLELVIQLPSLLEAQYAIPITGMVLGNCLRSNVIGINDFYYSLKDNRERFQFFLSCGASRSEALYPFFQTALKKSANPTLASMATIGLVSLPGMMTGQILSGSSPMTAIQYQIMIMLAIFSGTILSVYLAIKLSNRAVFFENDMLDESILKN
- a CDS encoding transglycosylase domain-containing protein; translated protein: MKSNSYASFPLWKKVLSAAVLAPVVIFLFIFLLTLSGVFGPVPGTKELSQLDLDNATVLISSDGVQMGSFRDQNRVYVPLDEISPNMVDALLAIEDIRFRSHNGVDYRALARVFVKTILMGQNTGGGSTLTQQLAKNLYPREGNGGLMLVTDKLREMIIANRIESVYSKDEILELYLNNVSFGEDTFGIEMASYRFFSKSSADLNLNEAATLAGVLKATTYYNPHRNPDRAQTRRNLVLLQMEKYGLIESDQVSEWINRELPVDYDRSAGIQNIAPYFKVQIQKELESILDTLGTKQELGNDLSNNGLTVHTSLDTRIQRAAEVAVKNQMKQLQAIFDREIDNRPIFGEEDPEVLQVWRRSESYQRLQAEGISEEEIEQILHEPVPSLLYSWDGYRKTEISPYDEIRYYLSFLNAGFYAIHPENGHVLAWVGGIDYRHFPYDQVLASRQPGSAFKPILYAAAIESGRTPCDYQRNMLAQYAEYDDWTPRNNDQEYGGRFSLQAALAQSVNTVAVQLAGETGIETIRNTAWNMGITAPLPDGPSVALGTAEMSLMELTTAYTAFLNEGKPVEPIFITKIYTDEGELIYEAGDENVESNQIHLPVSGGLEIETPFSSTSSDRITDETAATMVTMLEKTVNEGTGVPLRSQFQISHALGGKTGTTQNFTDGWFIGFTPDMVFGTRVGGWNHRVRFREYPAYASQTALPIAGTFLQNMTQTDDLPAVPNAFRPNQIDTPYSLACTDTRNDKFTDRIRDFFTGKSSDEPRVIGETDDDDKKGNIFKRIGRKLGITKDDEN